A region from the Triplophysa rosa linkage group LG4, Trosa_1v2, whole genome shotgun sequence genome encodes:
- the LOC130553423 gene encoding T-cell surface glycoprotein CD5 — MENSLLTTLTALLLISIQKGITSSENLTSTTQINIISNTRVPCFTPTPCQNITRNITLPPVLARVKISWKEGSQCAGQLYLSSSDLREVPLCNTPEVLKWSSELCKDTRCGDFENFKVTSEDVKGYFINSNMTVSKASCRGLHVICQDPLGKELAAYKAVTGILVFLILSVILLRFSRPTYKAIRKRFSQKRQNQWIGPTQTQSVSYHRGQAGSQANNNTVKRQSYPGLEKLTVNQSREPSSNRNSDYDSYGCN; from the exons ATGGAGAACTCTTTGTTGACGACACTCACAGCGCTGCTGCTCATTAGTATTC AAAAAGGAATAACCTCTTCGGAAAACCTCACGTCAACCACACAAATCAATATTATCAGTAATACACGCGTACCCTGTTTCACACCAACCCCATGCCAGAACATCACTCGAAATATCACTCTGCCTCCTGTTCTTGCCCGGGTGAAGATTTCCTGGAAGGAGGGGAGTCAGTGTGCGGGTCAGCTCTATCTCTCTTCCTCTGACCTACGTGAGGTTCCTTTGTGCAACACACCTGAAGTCCTGAAGTGGTCGAGCGAACTATGTAAAGACACAAGATGTGGAGACTTTGAGAACTTCAAGGTCACATCCGAAGATGTTAAAGGTTATTTTATCAACAGCAATATGACAGTGAGCAAAGCTTCCTGCCGAGGACTGCATGTCATTTGCCAAG aCCCTCTAGGTAAAGAACTGGCTGCTTATAAAGCAGTAACTGGCATATTAGTTTTCTTGATCTTGAGTGTTATTCTCCTTCGGTTTAGTCGGCCCACGTACAAAGCCATCCGCAAAAGAT TTTCACAGAAACGTCAGAATCAATGGATCGGCCCGACTCAGACTCAAAGTG TGTCTTATCACAGAGGTCAAGCTGGCAGTCAAGCAAACAACAATACAGTAAAGCGTCAGTCCTATCCTG GTTTGGAAAAGCTGACGGTAAACCAGAGTAGGGAGCCCTCGTCCAACAGAAACAGTGACTATGATTCATACGGATGCAATTGA
- the vps37c gene encoding vacuolar protein sorting-associated protein 37C: MEKLQDLSQSELQDLLDNSERVESMALESDEIQNIQLEREMALAANRSLAEQNLDMKPRLEKERAQLVDKYTELEEVRERYKQHCVLRDCIMGQVSPEGLMTRLQTEGANTEADSETLADEFLEGSISLDSFLERFLSLRCLAHTRRVRIEKLQEILCQKSKGIRDAPMTSQPCANQDAGSSSPWQQPQPQQQQGSNINAPSNASSPAVPYSPYPVTPPNHPPSASIAGPTNSNTAFQPYPSQGAPFPATTGYSAPRPTFGPSACPYPTQPSFPEPPFGQFGPTPAPYPSPYPYGGYSYPSGPHGPSTQSPTGRPLYRPGFGVPQQYS, translated from the exons ATGGAGAAGCTTCAAGACCTCAGTCAGTCCGAGTTGCAGGATCTGCTGGACAACTCGGAGCGGGTGGAGTCTATGGCATTAGAATCTGATGAG ATTCAGAATATTCAGCTGGAGAGGGAAATGGCACTTGCGGCCAACCGCAGTCTGGCCGAGCAAAACCTTGACATGAAGCCCCGtcttgagaaagagagagctcAGCTGGTGGACAAATACACTGAACTTGaggaagtgagagagagatacaAACAACACTGTGTCCTGAGAG ACTGTATAATGGGGCAGGTGTCTCCAGAGGGGCTGATGACTCGTCTGCAGACAGAGGGCGCCAACACAGAGGCAGACTCAGAG ACTCTAGCAGACGAGTTTCTTGAAGGTTCGATATCGCTGGACTCTTTCCTCGAACGCTTCCTTTCCCTCCGTTGCCTCGCTCATACAAGACGAGTGCGTATTGAAAAGCTGCAAGAAATTCTCTGCCAAAAAAGCAAAGGGATAAGAGATGCTCCAATGACATCACAACCCTGTGCCAATCAGGATGCTGGATCATCATCACCGTGGCAACAGCCGCAGCCTCAGCAGCAACAAGGCTCCAACATTAACGCGCCCTCCAATGCCTCCAGTCCTGCTGTTCCCTACTCCCCCTACCCTGTGACACCCCCCAACCACCCCCCTTCAGCCTCCATAGCAGGCCCCACCAACTCAAACACAGCGTTTCAGCCGTACCCCAGCCAGGGTGCCCCCTTCCCAGCAACGACAGGCTACTCCGCCCCCAGGCCCACTTTTGGCCCTTCCGCTTGTCCATATCCCACTCAGCCCTCATTTCCCGAGCCACCGTTTGGGCAGTTCGGTCCCACGCCTGCCCCGTATCCAAGTCCATACCCTTATGGAGGGTATAGCTACCCCTCAGGCCCCCACGGGCCATCAACCCAGTCACCAACAGGTAGACCTCTTTATAGGCCAGGTTTTGGAGTCCCACAACAATACTCCTGA
- the si:dkey-9i23.16 gene encoding uncharacterized protein si:dkey-9i23.16 has product MSTTQTASVDTVPPKSRRLFRLYDPEVVAVIAILLGLFQVLLAVPTYNISLNTTFLFMCPLSVGCVSVIAGSLSMASERTPSRQLLKKSMFAGLASLGLALIAVFLYGYAVINNPVLPHCPEPDPEVTHFYENNTCPRDVFLHLNNAISGLLIFYDVVALAVHCFLSYSAFQGLKTL; this is encoded by the exons ATGTCAACAACCCAAACGGCGTCTGTCGACACAGTTCCTCCCAAGTCACGACGCCTATTTAGGCTTTACGACCCTGAAGTGGTTGCG GTAATTGCAATATTACTTGGTTTGTTTCAAGTGCTTTTGGCTGTACCAACTTACAACATCAGcctaaatacaacatttttgttcatGTGCCCTCTTTCTGTTGGTTGTGTG TCTGTGATTGCAGGATCATTAAGTATGGCATCTGAAAGAACCCCTAGCAGACAACTG tTGAAAAAAAGTATGTTTGCCGGTCTTGCAAGCCTAGGGTTGGCACTGATTGCTGTTTTTCTGTATGGTTATGCTGTGATCAACAATCCAGTCCTTCCTCATTGCCCAGAACCAGATCCAGAAGTTACCCACTTCTATGAAAATAATACTTGTCCAAGAGACGTTTTTTTG catttgaaCAACGCCATCTCTGGGCTGCTAATATTTTATGATGTTGTTGCTTTGGCTGTTCATTGTTTCTTATCATATTCTGCATTTCAAGGACTGAAGACACTCTGA
- the tmem176 gene encoding transmembrane protein 176, with translation MSVTVSTDLSVTTAPGRVEEKIDDKRNALQESLRKGEPKIFGVSQIALGLLIISYSMPLLFAETSLIINIGVPWWSGLMFVFSGATAFAVEKHASSRTLTVCLTASVVAIIVSLIAIALYYFDIGLNLSNNFSSSVKNTISILIMAQTAVSSAFTAILYKVKKNIPGYTEMNG, from the exons atgtctgTGACAGTTTCGACGGATCTGTCGGTGACAACTGCGCCAGGTCGGGTGGAGGAAAAAATAGACGATAAACGAAATGCCTTGCAAGAAAGCCTACGGAAAGGGGAGCCCAAAATATTTGGG gtCTCACAGATAGCACTAGGATTGCTGATCATCTCCTACTCTATGCCTCTACTCTTCGCTGAGACCTCACTGATTATTAATATTGGTGTGCCATGGTGGAGTGGCCTTATG TTTGTCTTTTCAGGTGCAACTGCATTTGCAGTGGAAAAGCATGCCAGTTCAAGGACG CTCACTGTTTGCTTGACTGCCTCCGTCGTGGCCATAATCGTCTCACTCATTGCGATTGCCCTGTACTACTTTGACATCGGACTCAACCTCTCCAAC AATTTCAGCAGTTCTGTAAAGAACACCATCTCAATTCTTATTATGGCCCAGACAGCAGTATCCTCTGCTTTCACAGCTATTCTGTATAAAGTAAAAAAGAACATCCCTGGTTATACG gaaATGAATGGATGA